The DNA region CGACGGCGTCGATGGCTCCGTCGGCGAGGACGGTCTCACCGTCGCGCAGGTCGGTCATCCGGTTCGACGCGATCACCCGGACGTCGGGGTACGACGAGGCGCGCACGACTCCGGCGATGCGCGCGGCGTAGGCGAGCCAGGCACCGTGCGGCACGGCGGCCTGCACGGTCGGGGTGCGGGACTCGTGCCAGCCGATCCCGACCGAGATGCCGTCGAGCCCGAGCGGCAGCAGGTCCTGCACCAGGGCGTCGACGTCGTCCTCGGTCGACGAACCGGGCATCAGGTCGGCGCCGGAGAGCCGGATCGTCACGGCCAGGTCGGGCACCGCTGCACGGACGGCCTCGACGACCGACACCGTGAACCGCCGTCGACGCTCCGGCGAACCGCCCCACTCGTCGTCACGCAGGTTCGTCAGCGGCGACTGGAACTGGTTGATGAGGTACCCCTCGGACGCCATGATCTCGACGCCGTCGAACCCGATGTCGCGCGCGGACCGGGCCGCAGCGGCGAAGTCCTCGATGGTGCGCTCGATCTCGGTCGGCGTCAGCTCGGTCGGCACCACGCCGCGCGCGGCCGCCCAGGGCAGGGCAGACGGTGCCACCACGCGCTGGGGGTCCCCGTGCCGGTCGACCATCCCCGCGGCGAGCGCGTACCGCCCGGCGTGGAACAGCTGCGCGAGGATCGTGGAGCCCTCCTCGTGCACGGCGTCGACCGCCGTGCGGAACCGCTCGTCCGCTCCCCCGACACCGAACACGGCGAAGTCGGGGCCGCCCCGGGCCTCGTCGTTCACCGCGATGCCGCCGGTGATGATGCAGGCGGCGCCGCCGGCGGCACGTTCGCGGTAGAACGCCGCCATGCCGGCTCCACCGTCGTCGTGCACCTCGAGTCCGGTGTGCATCGACCCCATGACCACCCGGTTGGGCAGGGTCAGGGGGCCGAGTGTCCACGGCGAGGAGACGACGGCGAGCTCGGGCATGGCGACGGTGCTCATGCCCCTACTCTGCCGGAGGGAGCACCGCGTCGCGCAGCGGCGACGTCGTGTCCGCCCAGAACGGCGGTGCGATCACGGTCAGGCCGCCGTCGACCGACAGCACCTGGCCGGTGATGTAGCCGGCCTTGTCGGACAGCAGGAAGTCCACCGCGTCGGCCATGTCGTCGGCGGTGCCGGGGCGCTGCAGCGGGAGCTTCTCGAACACCGAGTCGATCGGCGCCTGGCCGGGGACCTTCGTGTAGAAGTACTCGAGCGAGTCGGTGTCGATCAGGCCACCGTTGACGGCGTTCACGGTGATCTGGCGCGGACCGAACTCGACCGCCATGTACTTCATGTACGACTCGCTCATGGCCTTCGCGGCGCCGAGCGCGGCGTAGGTCGGGAACGCGCGGAGCGATCCGTACGAGGTCACGACGACGATGCGCCCACCGTGGTCCATCAGCTCGGCGGCACGCTGCGCCCCGAGCACGAACGAGCGGGCGTTGGTGGCGTAGCTGCGGTCCAGGTGGTGCAGCTTCAGTTCCTTGACCGGCTTGAACGCGCTGGCAGCGGCGTTCGCGACGAAGTAGTCGAGGCGACCGTAGGTGTCGCGCACCAGATCGAACAGGGCGTCGATCGACTCCGGCTGCTCGATGTCGACCTGCGCGGTGATCCCGTCGCCGCCGGCGGCCTTGACGTCGGCGAGCGACTCCTCGGCCAGGTCGGCGTTGCCCTTGTACGTGACCACGACGGTCACGCCGCGCTGGCCGAGCTTCTGCGCGAGCAGGCGGCCGATGCCGCGCGAAGCGCCCGTGATCAGTGCGATGGGTGCGTTGGTGGTGTCGGTCACTGCGGTCCTCTACGTGCGTGGGGAGGGACGGGAGGCCCGTGGCGGGCCCGCCACGGGCCTCCCGTCCGGTGGGTGGTGGTGGTCTAGAACCCGGCCTTGCCGGTGACGACGGCGCGGCCGACGACCAGCTTCTGGATCTCGTTGGTGCCCTCTTCGAAGCGCTGCGCGCGCGCGTCGCGGTAGACGCGCTCGATCGCGTTGCGCTTCCAGTAGCCCTGGCCGCCGTGCACCTGCAGGGCCTTGTCGGTGACGCGGGCGAGCATGTCGACCGCGACCATCTTCGAGGCGCTGGACAGCGTGCCCGCGTCGGGGCGGTCCTCTTCGTAGGCGCGGGCGGCCTCGAGCACCAGGGCGCGGGCTGCGGCGATGTCGGCGTAGTTCTCGGCCAGGTAGAACTGGATCGCCTGGCGGCTGGAGAGCTGCTTGCCGAACGTCTCCCGCTTGTTCGCGTACTCGACGGCGAGCTCGTTCGCACGCTCGGCCAGGCCGACGGCGCTCATCGCGACGGACACGCGACTCGGCAGCAGGAAGCCGCCGAGCGCGACCTCGAGCCCCTGGCCCTCGGCACCGAGCAGCGCACTGGCCGGCACGGGCACGTCGGTGAAGCGCAGGATGGCGTGGTCGGTACCGCGGATGCCCATGGTGTCGGAGTCGTCGATCACCTCGGCACCCGGCAGCCCGTTGTTCGGCATGAGGAACGCGACCGTACCGTCCTGACCGCTGGTGCCCTCGAGGCGGGCCGCGATGAGCCAGTAGTCGGCCTGCACGCCGAACGTGATGAGGTGCTTCTCACCGTTCATGACGTAGGTGTCGCCCTCGCGGCGGACGGTGGTGCGGATGTCCGCGCCGGTGCCGGCCGTGGCCTCGGTCAGGGTGAACGCGACGAGCTTGTCACCCGCGACGCTCGGCTTGACGACCTGCTCGATCTGCTCCGGCGTCGCGTAGGGGGCCATCGCGCGCCAGGTGCCGTTGATGACGTGCACGAGCATCCGGATCGACGCGTGCGAACGCGAGACGATCTCCATGATCTCGAGGTAGCGCGAGAACGGGATGGCCCGTCCGCCGAGCTCGGTCGGCGCCGCGAGCGAGAGCCACCCGTTGTCCTTGAGCTCCTGGAACAGCTCCGGGGTGACCCGGCCGGTGCGCTCGATCTCGTCGGCCCACTCCTCACCACGGCCCCGGACCCACTCGGTGACCTCGGCCTTGAGCTGCTGGAAGGCCGTCTCGGTGTCCGGCTCCGTGACCATCGTCATCTCTCAGTTCTCCTTCGTCGCGACGAGCGCAGCCGCCTGCTCGCGCAGGACGTTCTTCTGGACCTTGCCGACGGCGTTGCGCGGCAGTTCGTCGATGTACTCGAGCCGCTCCGGCCAGTAGTACTTGCTCACGCCCGCCTTGTCGAGCGCCTGCTGCATCGCCGCGAAGTCGAGCCGCTCGGCACCGGCAGCCGGCACGACGAACGCGCAGGCACGCTCACCGAGTCGGGCGTCCGGCATCGCGACGATCGCCACGTCGGTGACCAGGGGGTGCTGGTAGAGCAGGTTCTCGATCTCGACGACCGGGATCTTCTCGCCGCCGCGGTTGATGACGTCCTTGATCCGGCCGGTGATCGACAGGAAGCCGTTCGCGTCGACCTTCGCCAGGTCGCCGGTCTTGTACCAGCCGTCCTCGGTGAAGACGTCGTCGGTCAGGTCCTGGCGGTCGAGGTACCCGTCGAACATCGTCGGCGAGTGCAGCTCGAAGTTGCCCTCGGTGTCGGCGGGGAGCTCGTGGCCCTCGTCGTCGACGATCCGGATCCGGATGCCCGGCAGCGCACGACCGTCGTGCCCGTACGCTGCCGCCGGGTCGTCGCTCGGGCTGGACAGGGCGCCGAGGCAGGTCTCGCTCGTGCCGAACGCGCCGAGGATGGCCGTACCGAGCACCGTCGCGGCCCGCTGGGCGAGGGCCCGCGGCACGGCGGCACCGGTCGGCACGAAGATCCGCAGCGACTCGGGCTGGGCGGCACCGGCTTCGACCAGGTCCACGAGGTCGGTCAGGAACGGGGTCGCGCACTGCACGAACGACGCCTTCGCGACGCCGAACGCCTGCTCGAGCGCCACGGTGCCGTCCCACACCGGCTGGATGACCTGCGGCGCACCGAGCCGGAACGCCAGCAGCATGCCGTACAGGAACCCGGTCTGGTGCGCGAGCGGCGACGGGATGTAGATCCGGTCCGCGCTCGTCAGACCGGACTGCGCGACGTGCATGGCCGTGGCCAGACCGAGGGTGCGGTGCGGGTGCTGCACGCCCTTCGGCTCCCCCGTCGTGCCGCTCGTGAACAGCAGCTGGCAGACGTCGTCGGGGCCCGGCGCGCGCGAGGTGATCTCGTCGACGTCCACGTGCACGGCGTCGAGGGCGTTGTCGAAGTAGCGCCAGTGCCAGTCGCTCGTGGCCACCCGGTCCAGGGCGTCGGCCGGCAGCGGCGGCTGGTTGGTCGGGGCGTCGACCTGGCCGCGCGCCTCGGACCGGAGCACGATGACGTGCTCGACCGACAGCCGGCGCTGCTGGGCCTTCGCCTCGTCGATGACGTCGAGGAGCTCGAGCGCGGGCCGGCGCTTGCGGAACACGTTCGGCAGGAACACCACGCGGGCGCGGGACCGGGCGAGCGTCATCGTCGTCTCGCGCGGACCGAACACCGGCATGATCGGCGTCGCGACGGCCCCGATCTGGATCGCCCCGAGGGTGATGGAGACGAACTCGCGCCAGTTCGGCAGCTGCATGGCGACCGACTCGCCCGTGCGGACCCCGAGCTCGAGCAGGAGCGCGGAGACCTTGTCGGCCTCGCCCTGCAGTTCCCGCCACGTGGTGTTCACGGGTGCTGCGCCGCCGACCTCGATGACCGCGAGGCCGTCGGGATCGGTCGTCGCGAGCGCGCGGACCTTCTCGCTCAGCACGAGGGGGTCGGCGTCGACACCGGCGAGCGCGAGCGGCTCCGGGGTCGTGGGCGCGAACGGCTGCTGCTCGTTGTCAGTGTGCTCCCCGTCGGTGCGCTCCCCGTCGGTGCGCTCGCCGTCGGTGCGCTCGCCGTCGGTGCGCTCGCCGAGGTCGGTGCGGGCGTCGGCGATCTCGGCGGCCTCGGCCGCGTCGGCCCGGTCGTCGCGAGCGATCTGCGCGGCGAGGGCGTCGCCGACCTCCATGTCGAGGCCGACGGAGTTCATCGCCTCGAGGAACGTCGGGTACGAGATCCGGTAGGCCCGCGGGTAGGTCAGCCCCGAGGTGCCGCGCGCCTTCGAGGCGGCGACGGCGAGCGACATGAGCACGCGGTGGTCGTTGAACGACGACATCTGCGCGCCGTGGAGCCCCTCGGCCCCGACGCCGGTGACGCGGAGCTCGTCCGCACCCTGCTCGGCCCGGCCGCCCATGCGGTTGAGCTGCAGCATCGCGGCGACGCGGTCGGACTCCTTCAACCGGATGTGGGCGACGTTCCAGAGCCGGGTGGTGCCCTCGGCGAACGTGGCCATGGTCGACAGGACCGGCAGCAGGTCGGGGATCGGCTGGCAGTCGATGTCGAGCGGTCGCAGCGGGGAGCCGTCGTGCTCGATGCGCACGAACCCGGTCTCCTCGTCGATCCGCATCGGGACGCCCATCGCCGTCGCGAGGTCGAGGAACTCGCTCTCCGGGTGGTCGGTCTCGGCGGTGGTGAAGGCCGTCATGCCGCGCAGGAGCAGGTTCGACTCGCGGATGCCGGCCGCGGCGATGCCGAACGCGGCGGAGCCGATGTCCGGCGGGATGACGTAGTCGTGCGGGGTGGCCTGCTGGTTCGCCGGGATCCGGTACTCGAGCCAGTCGTCGGAGACCTCGACCGTCAGGCCGAACTGTCGCATCATCCGGACGGTCAGTTCGACGTAGGGCTGCTCGTTGAGCCGGCCGCCGGTGATGTGGATCCGGGTCTCCTGCTCGGCGAACGGGGCCACCAGCAGCAGGCCGGAGACCCACTGCGACAGGGTGCCGGCGATCGTGACGTCACCGCCGCGGGGGCGCTTCGGCTGGACGGTGACGGGCGGGCAGTCGTTCGTCGCCTCGAGCTCGATACCCATCTGGGTCAGCGAGGTCAGCAGTGCCTTGATGGGCCGGCGCTGGAAGTACTTCATGCCGACGAGCGTCATCGGCTTGTCGGCGAGCGACGCAAGACCCGTCATGAAGTAGAGCGTGGTGCCGGAGGACCCCATGTTCAGGATGCCGTCGGCGCCGCGGGACCCGTGGTCGACGACGTCGGTGGCCTCGTACCGGCCGCCGAGCCCGGTGACGTGGTACTCGTCCCCGCGACGCTTCACGTCGACGCCGAGGGCACGGAGCGTGCCGACGGTCCACTCGACCTGGCGGGTGGCGCTGATGCCGGAGACGATGCTCGTCCCCTTCGCCAGCGACGCGAGCACCAGCGCGCGGTGCGCATGGTACTTCGAGACCGGGACGTCGAGTTCACCGACGAGTGGTGCGGACGTGCCGCGCACGACCAACTGCATGCGTACCTCTTCCTGCTCTGTACATATCAACGGTACGCCCGGTGTGGAACTACTGTGAATCGGATCCGCACGACCAGAAGCCGCCGTCGTTGTGCGTGTCCGACAACCTTCCGGGCAGGATGTACAGCATGGACATCCGCTTCACCGAGTCCCCTCCGTCGACCATCGGCGTCGAGTGGGAACTCCCGCTGGTCGATCTGTCGACCGGAGACCTCACGCCCCGTGCCCCTGCCGTGATCGCGGCCGTGCACGAACGACTCGGCGATCGCGAGCGGGTGACCGAGGAACTCCTGACGAACACCGTCGAGGTCGTCTCCAGCGTGCACTCGCGGGTCAGCGACGCCACGAGCGAGCTGTCCGGCATCATCGGCGAGGTCATCGACGCCGCCGAACCGCTCGACGCCCAGGTCATGTGCTCCGGCACGCATCCGTTCGCCGTCTGGGACCAGCAGGAGATCACCCCGGACAGTGAGCACTACACGACACTGATCGACCGGACGCGCTGGTGGGGTCGTCAGATGCTCATCTGGGGTGTGCACGTGCACGTCGGCATCGACGACCGCGACAAGGCCCTGCCGATCCTCGGCGCGATGCTCGCGTACGTCCCGCACCTGCAGGCCTTCACCGCGTCGAGCCCGTTCTGGGCCGGCATCGACACCGGGTACGCCTCGAACCGGGCCCTCATGTTCCAGCAGCTGCCGACCGGTGGCCTGCCGCCCGCGCTCGGTGCCTGGGCGAACTTCGAAGAGGTCGTGGGCGACCTCACGCACACCGGCGTCATCGACAGCGTGAAGGACCTGCGGTGGGACATCCGCCCCTCACCGAAGTGGGGCACGCTCGAGAACCGCGTGTCCGACGGCATCTCGACCCTGCACGAGGTCGGCGCCGTCACCGCGCTCGTGCAGTGCCTGGTCACCGCGATGTCCGACCGGCTCGACGCCGGCGAGACCCTGCCGACGATGCAGCCGTGGTTCATCCGCGAGAACAAGTGGCGCGCCGCCCGCTACGGCATGGAGGCCGAGATCATCACGAACGCCGCCGGCGACGAGCGGCTCGTGACCGACGAGGTGCACGACCTGGTGCAGCGGCTCGACCCGGTGGCCGAGCGGCTCGGCTGCCAGCAGGAGTTGCACCACCTCGACACGATGATCGCGAACGGGGCGTCGTACCAGCGGCAGCTGCGGGTCGCGCAGGAGCACGGCGGTGACCTGCGCGAGGTCGTCCGCCACCTGGTCACGGAGTTCCGCGAGTCGCTGTGACCCCGGGCCGTTCCGCGGAGCTGGTCGGATCGGGCGTACCGGGTCGTCACTTCCGACCCGGTACGCCCGATTCCGCTTGCCATCGCGCCCGTTCTGGGAAGGAACGTCGCGACGTGCGCGCAGACGGACGGGAGGCCCGGTGCCAGCTGGCACCGGGCCTCCCGTCCGTCAGCGGTCGCGACTAGCGCCCCAGGAACTTCTGCAGGCTCGCGAGCTCTTCCTCGGTCGGCGCCTTGCCGCCCTTGGCGGCACCGCCGAGGCCGAGGCCGGAGCCCTTCGGCGCCTGCTGCGGAGCGGCAGCGGTACCGGCGGCGATCGCTGCGCGCTTGGCCGGGTTGCCGACCTTCGACTTCTTCTTGCCGCCCTGCTGCTGCTTCTTGCCGCCGTGCATGCCCGGGATCGGCCCCATGCCCGGCATCTGCGGCACGCCACCACGGGCGACGGTCTTCATCATCTTCGCGGCCTGCTCGAACCGGTTCACGAGGGCGTTGACCTCGGTGACCGTGGAGCCGGCACCCTTGGCGATGCGGAGTCGGCGCGAGCCGTTGAGGAGCTTCGGGAGTTCGCGCTCCTTCGGCGTCATCGACTGGATGATCGCCTCGGTGCGGACGATCTCGCGCTCGTCGAAGTTGTCGAGCGCCTCGCGCATGCCCTTGGCACCCGGGAGCATGCCGAGCATGCCCTTGATCGAGCCGGCCTTGCGGAGCTGCTGCATCTGCTGCAGGAAGTCGTTCAGCGTGAACGAGTCGGACGCGATCTTCTCGGCGACCGCGCGGGCTTCGTCCTCGTCGAAGGCCGACTGGGCCTGCTCGATGAGCGACATGATGTCGCCGAGGTCGAGGATGCGGCTCGCCATGCGGTCCGGGTGGAACGGCTCGAAGTCGTCGAGGCCCTCACCCGTGGAGGCGAACATGATCGGGCGGCCCGTGACGCTGGCCACCGAGAGCGCCGCACCACCGCGGGCGTCGCCGTCGAGCTTCGACAGCACGACACCGGTGAAGTCGACGCCTTCCTGGAACGCGCGGGCCGTGACGACGGCGTCCTGACCGATCATCGCGTCGATGACGAACAGGACCTCGTCGGGGTCGACGGCCTTGCGGATGTTCGCGGCCTGCTTCATCAGCTCGGCATCGACACCGAGACGACCGGCGGTGTCCACGATGACGGTGTCGTACTGCTGGTCGACCGCGGCCTTGATGGCGTTCTTGGCGACCTTGACCGGGTCACCGACGCCGTTGCCGGGCTCCGGCGCGAAGACGTGGACGCCGGCCTGTTCGCCGACGACCTGCAGCTGCTGCACGGCGTTCGGACGCTGGAGGTCCGCCGCGACGAGCATGGGGGTGTGGCCGTCCTTCTTGAGCCACTTGCCGAGCTTGCCGGCGAGGGTGGTCTTACCGGCACCCTGCAGACCCGCGAGCATGATGACCGTCGGCGGCTTCTTCGCGAACTCGAGGCGACGCTGCTGCCCGCCCAGGATGCCGACGAGTTCCTCGTTGACGATCTGGACGACCTGCTGCGCCGGGTTCAGCGCGCGGTTGACCTCGTCGGAGAGGGCACGCTCGCGCACGGAAGCGGTGAACGCCTTGACGACCTCGAGCGCGACGTCGGCGTCGAGGAGCGCCCGCCGGATCTCGCGGACGGTGCCGTCGACGTCGGACGGAGTCAGCCGACCCTTGCTCCGCAGATTGCGGAAGGTCTCGGTCAGCCGATCGGAGAGTGAACCGAATTGCGCCATGATCCGTCGATTCTACAAGGCTCGGAGCGCGGGTCCCGGTCGGTCAGCGCAGCAGCACGCCAGGCGTGAGCTCGACCGGGGTGTCCAGCCCGACGTCGAGGACCACCGGCGCGGTCGACGGCAGGCGGTCAGCGGTCGGGAACCACCGCCGCTCCGGCGACACCAGGATGACGAGACCGTCGACGTCGCCGACCGCGGCGAAGCCCTCGCCTGGTGGGTTGGCGTAGGGCTTCAGTCCGGCGCGGCGCAGTGTCTCGACGGCACCGAGGACGTCGGGCACGGCGATGCCGACCTCGCTGACGGAGACGAGCGGCAGCGGGCCGGTGGACACACCGGCACTGGCACGGGCCGCACCTGCACCAGCGGCGAGGTCCCGCCGCTCGATCAGCTCGAGCAGCTGCTGGTCCGGACCCTCGAAGTACACCGATCGCGAGTTCCAGTTCGGCGGTCCGTCGAACTCGTCACGGCCGTCGGCGTCGACCAGGACCGTCGCGATCCCGGCGATCCACGCGGCAGCCACGTCGAAGGTGCCCGCCGGGATCGTGATCGCGAGGTGCAGCGCACCGGTCATCTCCGGCAGTTCCCGGAACAGGAGCCGCGTCGACCCCACCACGACCTCGACGACTCCGTCGGTGCGGTCGACCGGGCAACCGAGCCGCTCCCAGAACCGGGCGGTGTCGTCGAGCGAGCGGGTGGCGAGCTGTGCCTGGCGGATGTCCATGTCCGCCATCCGAAGCCCTCAACCACGGTTCAGGTCAAGGTCGAGCGCGTTGTTGTACTCCGTCCAGAAACCGTCGTAGGCTCGCTCGCATGCCGGAACTCGAGATCGTGCGGCCTGCCGGGCTGCTCGACTACGCCGAGGGACTCGCACTGCAGCGGGACCTCCACGCCGACGTCGTCGCCGGCCGCTCCCCCGGGGCCCTCGTGCTGTGCGAGCACCCGTCCGTGTACACCGCCGGCCGACGCACCGAGCCGGCCGACCTGCCGACGAACGGTGCCCCGGTGATCGACGTGGACCGCGGCGGACGCATCACCTGGCACGGCCCCGGGCAGCTCGTCGCCTACCCGATCGTCCGACTGGCCGTTCCGATCGACGTCGTGGCGTGGGTGCGCGACCTCGAGCAGGTCATCATCGACGCGGCGGCGACCGTCGGGGTGGACGCGCGGCGCATCGACGGCCGGAGCGGCGCCTGGACGACCGGGTCGGCGCCGACGACCGGGTCGGCGCCGACGACCGGCGCACCGCCCGCCAAGCTCGGCGCCATCGGCCTGCACGTCGCCGAGGGCGTGACGACCCACGGCATCGCGATCAACTGCGACAACGCGCTCGACGCCTACGCCGCGATCGTGCCGTGCGGTATCGCCGACGCCGGCGTGACGACACTGAGCGCCGCCGCCGGGCGCTCCGTCACGGTCGCCGACCTCGCCGACACCGTGGTCGACCGCATCCGCGCTGCCGAGCACGGCATGCGCACCGGCCGCCGGATCAGCATCACCA from Curtobacterium sp. MCJR17_020 includes:
- the ffh gene encoding signal recognition particle protein, encoding MAQFGSLSDRLTETFRNLRSKGRLTPSDVDGTVREIRRALLDADVALEVVKAFTASVRERALSDEVNRALNPAQQVVQIVNEELVGILGGQQRRLEFAKKPPTVIMLAGLQGAGKTTLAGKLGKWLKKDGHTPMLVAADLQRPNAVQQLQVVGEQAGVHVFAPEPGNGVGDPVKVAKNAIKAAVDQQYDTVIVDTAGRLGVDAELMKQAANIRKAVDPDEVLFVIDAMIGQDAVVTARAFQEGVDFTGVVLSKLDGDARGGAALSVASVTGRPIMFASTGEGLDDFEPFHPDRMASRILDLGDIMSLIEQAQSAFDEDEARAVAEKIASDSFTLNDFLQQMQQLRKAGSIKGMLGMLPGAKGMREALDNFDEREIVRTEAIIQSMTPKERELPKLLNGSRRLRIAKGAGSTVTEVNALVNRFEQAAKMMKTVARGGVPQMPGMGPIPGMHGGKKQQQGGKKKSKVGNPAKRAAIAAGTAAAPQQAPKGSGLGLGGAAKGGKAPTEEELASLQKFLGR
- the lipB gene encoding lipoyl(octanoyl) transferase LipB, producing the protein MPELEIVRPAGLLDYAEGLALQRDLHADVVAGRSPGALVLCEHPSVYTAGRRTEPADLPTNGAPVIDVDRGGRITWHGPGQLVAYPIVRLAVPIDVVAWVRDLEQVIIDAAATVGVDARRIDGRSGAWTTGSAPTTGSAPTTGAPPAKLGAIGLHVAEGVTTHGIAINCDNALDAYAAIVPCGIADAGVTTLSAAAGRSVTVADLADTVVDRIRAAEHGMRTGRRISITTPDTAATSTASSTAPARQETLV
- a CDS encoding SDR family oxidoreductase: MTDTTNAPIALITGASRGIGRLLAQKLGQRGVTVVVTYKGNADLAEESLADVKAAGGDGITAQVDIEQPESIDALFDLVRDTYGRLDYFVANAAASAFKPVKELKLHHLDRSYATNARSFVLGAQRAAELMDHGGRIVVVTSYGSLRAFPTYAALGAAKAMSESYMKYMAVEFGPRQITVNAVNGGLIDTDSLEYFYTKVPGQAPIDSVFEKLPLQRPGTADDMADAVDFLLSDKAGYITGQVLSVDGGLTVIAPPFWADTTSPLRDAVLPPAE
- the aroA gene encoding 3-phosphoshikimate 1-carboxyvinyltransferase translates to MQLVVRGTSAPLVGELDVPVSKYHAHRALVLASLAKGTSIVSGISATRQVEWTVGTLRALGVDVKRRGDEYHVTGLGGRYEATDVVDHGSRGADGILNMGSSGTTLYFMTGLASLADKPMTLVGMKYFQRRPIKALLTSLTQMGIELEATNDCPPVTVQPKRPRGGDVTIAGTLSQWVSGLLLVAPFAEQETRIHITGGRLNEQPYVELTVRMMRQFGLTVEVSDDWLEYRIPANQQATPHDYVIPPDIGSAAFGIAAAGIRESNLLLRGMTAFTTAETDHPESEFLDLATAMGVPMRIDEETGFVRIEHDGSPLRPLDIDCQPIPDLLPVLSTMATFAEGTTRLWNVAHIRLKESDRVAAMLQLNRMGGRAEQGADELRVTGVGAEGLHGAQMSSFNDHRVLMSLAVAASKARGTSGLTYPRAYRISYPTFLEAMNSVGLDMEVGDALAAQIARDDRADAAEAAEIADARTDLGERTDGERTDGERTDGERTDGEHTDNEQQPFAPTTPEPLALAGVDADPLVLSEKVRALATTDPDGLAVIEVGGAAPVNTTWRELQGEADKVSALLLELGVRTGESVAMQLPNWREFVSITLGAIQIGAVATPIMPVFGPRETTMTLARSRARVVFLPNVFRKRRPALELLDVIDEAKAQQRRLSVEHVIVLRSEARGQVDAPTNQPPLPADALDRVATSDWHWRYFDNALDAVHVDVDEITSRAPGPDDVCQLLFTSGTTGEPKGVQHPHRTLGLATAMHVAQSGLTSADRIYIPSPLAHQTGFLYGMLLAFRLGAPQVIQPVWDGTVALEQAFGVAKASFVQCATPFLTDLVDLVEAGAAQPESLRIFVPTGAAVPRALAQRAATVLGTAILGAFGTSETCLGALSSPSDDPAAAYGHDGRALPGIRIRIVDDEGHELPADTEGNFELHSPTMFDGYLDRQDLTDDVFTEDGWYKTGDLAKVDANGFLSITGRIKDVINRGGEKIPVVEIENLLYQHPLVTDVAIVAMPDARLGERACAFVVPAAGAERLDFAAMQQALDKAGVSKYYWPERLEYIDELPRNAVGKVQKNVLREQAAALVATKEN
- a CDS encoding glutamate--cysteine ligase; the encoded protein is MYSMDIRFTESPPSTIGVEWELPLVDLSTGDLTPRAPAVIAAVHERLGDRERVTEELLTNTVEVVSSVHSRVSDATSELSGIIGEVIDAAEPLDAQVMCSGTHPFAVWDQQEITPDSEHYTTLIDRTRWWGRQMLIWGVHVHVGIDDRDKALPILGAMLAYVPHLQAFTASSPFWAGIDTGYASNRALMFQQLPTGGLPPALGAWANFEEVVGDLTHTGVIDSVKDLRWDIRPSPKWGTLENRVSDGISTLHEVGAVTALVQCLVTAMSDRLDAGETLPTMQPWFIRENKWRAARYGMEAEIITNAAGDERLVTDEVHDLVQRLDPVAERLGCQQELHHLDTMIANGASYQRQLRVAQEHGGDLREVVRHLVTEFRESL
- a CDS encoding acyl-CoA dehydrogenase family protein, yielding MTMVTEPDTETAFQQLKAEVTEWVRGRGEEWADEIERTGRVTPELFQELKDNGWLSLAAPTELGGRAIPFSRYLEIMEIVSRSHASIRMLVHVINGTWRAMAPYATPEQIEQVVKPSVAGDKLVAFTLTEATAGTGADIRTTVRREGDTYVMNGEKHLITFGVQADYWLIAARLEGTSGQDGTVAFLMPNNGLPGAEVIDDSDTMGIRGTDHAILRFTDVPVPASALLGAEGQGLEVALGGFLLPSRVSVAMSAVGLAERANELAVEYANKRETFGKQLSSRQAIQFYLAENYADIAAARALVLEAARAYEEDRPDAGTLSSASKMVAVDMLARVTDKALQVHGGQGYWKRNAIERVYRDARAQRFEEGTNEIQKLVVGRAVVTGKAGF